A stretch of Synechococcus sp. MIT S9220 DNA encodes these proteins:
- a CDS encoding SpoIID/LytB domain-containing protein has product MLPVVVVALVAEARTAVTAQEPQMRVLVAEGSELILRADGDQPLLVHGLANNERRLQRLQVRLRDGRLTIAEGRSHGHASLRISTTDPRGIWLGRRRYRGDLLLLVRGGRIQAINQLGIETYLPSVVGSEMPAKWPLAALQAQAVAARTYALRQRGRKADFDVKATVSSQVYKGIESETPRTREAVATTRSLVLVHGGRLINAVFHSSSGGSTEPSGEVWQNQLPYLVSVQDHDQHSPVHRWNQRFEAGDLRRRFEETGGLERLSVLSTSSTGRVRSARIQGPLGSLVLTGRQLRQRLGLKSTMVSFSLLQGDRGDAIESIDPVDHGSESPPQLIGLWRDSASGLSGVADQGPAGRVMAAPPLPPPPLSSRRASLIPAGTTPRTSRGTIVLEAEGQGYGHGVGMSQWGAHGLASQGADFREILHHYYRGATIRPYRPADDPSVAFRAGSEPALMG; this is encoded by the coding sequence ATGCTGCCAGTTGTCGTGGTTGCTCTGGTTGCTGAAGCCAGGACTGCGGTGACCGCTCAGGAGCCGCAGATGCGTGTGTTGGTGGCCGAAGGTTCGGAGTTGATCCTGCGCGCCGATGGCGATCAGCCCCTGCTGGTGCACGGCCTCGCCAATAACGAACGCCGCCTCCAGCGTCTGCAGGTTCGCTTGCGGGATGGTCGGCTGACGATCGCGGAGGGCCGCTCCCATGGCCATGCCTCGCTTCGGATCAGCACGACTGATCCTCGCGGTATCTGGCTCGGGCGCCGCCGCTATCGCGGTGATCTGCTGCTGCTGGTCCGCGGCGGCAGGATCCAGGCGATCAATCAGCTGGGTATCGAGACGTATCTTCCCAGTGTTGTGGGCAGTGAGATGCCAGCAAAGTGGCCTCTGGCAGCTCTGCAAGCTCAGGCCGTCGCTGCTCGGACCTACGCCCTTCGCCAACGAGGACGCAAGGCGGATTTCGATGTGAAGGCCACGGTGAGCAGCCAGGTCTACAAGGGAATCGAATCTGAAACTCCAAGAACTAGGGAAGCGGTTGCCACAACGCGCTCGCTGGTTCTGGTGCATGGCGGCCGTTTGATCAATGCTGTTTTTCACAGCAGTTCAGGGGGATCCACTGAGCCGAGTGGCGAGGTTTGGCAAAACCAGCTCCCCTACCTCGTGAGCGTTCAAGATCACGACCAGCACAGTCCTGTGCATCGCTGGAACCAGCGTTTCGAGGCCGGTGATCTACGCCGCCGCTTTGAGGAGACTGGCGGACTGGAGCGGTTGAGTGTGCTCAGCACCAGCTCCACCGGCAGGGTGCGTTCAGCGCGGATTCAAGGTCCGCTTGGATCATTGGTGCTCACGGGTCGTCAACTGCGACAGCGCCTGGGCTTGAAGAGCACGATGGTGAGCTTTTCCCTGCTGCAGGGAGACCGAGGAGATGCAATCGAGTCCATCGATCCTGTCGATCATGGTTCGGAATCACCGCCGCAGCTGATCGGACTCTGGCGTGATTCCGCCAGCGGTCTCAGCGGAGTGGCTGATCAGGGTCCAGCTGGTCGCGTCATGGCAGCACCCCCCTTGCCTCCTCCTCCACTCAGCTCGCGCCGAGCCTCATTGATCCCCGCTGGAACAACTCCAAGAACTTCTCGCGGCACGATTGTGCTGGAAGCAGAAGGCCAGGGTTATGGCCACGGTGTGGGCATGAGCCAGTGGGGAGCCCACGGTCTGGCCAGTCAGGGCGCTGATTTCCGTGAAATTCTCCATCACTACTACCGCGGGGCAACGATCAGGCCGTACCGACCGGCTGATGACCCATCAGTGGCATTCAGGGCCGGTTCGGAGCCAGCCTTGATGGGTTGA
- a CDS encoding hydantoinase B/oxoprolinase family protein gives MNRWQFWIDRGGTFTDLVARHPSGQLLVRKVLSEQPDAPGDPAVAAMRELMGLTPEQRIDPGLIEELRLGTTVATNALLEAAGEPVLLVTNRGLEDLLLIGDQHRQHLFALAIPEPPSLLAAVEEVPCRLDAEGRELEALRLDDGFMQRLGRHRKAGIRSCAIALMHAWRDPVHEKALAKLVRTAGFKTVVCSHEASPLPRLVPRGQTTLVEAAVRPVLSAYLAQVQAALGDQTRLRVMTSSGALQHPSSLLAKDTILSGPAGGMVGAVAAAQQAGLGASALVGVDMGGTSTDVFCLPAGAADREWERSAETEIAGFQLTASRLPIHTVAAGGGSIVSGDGGRLMVGPRSAGADPGPACYRRGGPLAITDCHLLLGRLQVTAFPAVFGPDRDQTPDLQATRDQFQALSSQLGQAPEQLAEGALDLAVEAMAGAIRHVSLFRGHDIRGGALIAYGGAAGQLACRLAESLGLGQVLLHPLAGVLSAYGLGQARQRQLHQRSIRRPLDADLLAQLPAMVRSDLNTAFLDLQKLTAASTTTPEHQIRLELRDASSEQGLMLSLVSAVEELDQDQLESLFDQAHQRRFGYAPPRTAPLIAERLEVEVLDAIAESSSPSTFEGHGTAATASVARSTMVQRARVHCREQGWCEVPVLERLQLKRDQPLSGPALILDPTAAIVLESGWTARLLVDGSVLLEASSRLAAERSSAGADASAVSSDQHSDPDPVDLSLFHHRFMQIAERMGERLRQTSRSVNMRERMDFSCALFDAQGALVANAPHIPVHLGSMGDAVEDLLGQIRQGERPALSAGDTVISNDPFHGGTHLPDITAITPCFVEGDPDPFAFVACRGHHADVGGLTPGSMPPFSSSIEEEGLLVRNHFLNPRGTPDRSAWNQCLERVSSPPRDPELLWADLQAQAAANHLGTELFDQLLQLEGRQRVRRYLQHVQDHAARTVQRLIGCFEDRTFEVALDNGAKLKLALTVDRKRQQVLLDFRGTSPQGMHNFHAPLAVTKAAVLYVIRCLVQEPIPLNAGCFRPLTLIVPEESLLNPSAPAAVVGGNVETSQALCNLLFASLGVMAAGQGTMNNLTFGDGRRQYYETIAGGGGAGKGFSGSSGVQTHMTNSRLTDPEILEQRYPVRLERFGFRRGSGGAGRWRGGDGLVREFRFLEPMTAALLSGSRTVAPFGLTGGEPGATGTALLTRADGTVQVLDGCVELQVDAGDRLLIATPGGGGFDPITRSAHPSVRSSIRGSR, from the coding sequence TTGAACCGCTGGCAGTTCTGGATTGACCGTGGCGGCACCTTCACCGATCTGGTGGCACGTCATCCTTCTGGCCAGCTGTTGGTGCGCAAGGTGCTGTCGGAGCAGCCGGACGCTCCCGGAGATCCGGCTGTTGCGGCCATGCGCGAATTGATGGGACTCACTCCGGAGCAGCGGATTGATCCTGGATTGATCGAGGAACTGCGGTTGGGCACCACCGTGGCCACGAATGCACTGCTTGAGGCAGCTGGTGAGCCTGTGTTGCTTGTGACCAATCGCGGTCTGGAGGACCTGTTGCTGATCGGTGACCAGCACCGTCAGCATCTTTTTGCGTTGGCAATTCCCGAGCCACCTTCGCTGCTGGCCGCCGTTGAAGAGGTCCCCTGTCGTCTGGATGCGGAAGGGAGGGAGTTGGAAGCACTGCGGCTCGACGATGGGTTCATGCAGAGGCTTGGGCGTCATCGCAAGGCCGGGATCCGCTCTTGTGCCATCGCTCTGATGCATGCCTGGCGTGATCCTGTGCATGAAAAGGCTCTGGCGAAGCTGGTGCGCACCGCGGGGTTCAAGACGGTGGTCTGTTCCCATGAGGCCAGCCCATTGCCGCGCCTGGTTCCCAGAGGACAAACCACGCTGGTGGAGGCTGCCGTCAGGCCTGTGCTGTCCGCCTACCTGGCACAGGTCCAAGCCGCTTTGGGGGATCAGACCCGATTGCGGGTCATGACATCCAGTGGGGCTTTGCAGCACCCCAGTTCGCTGCTTGCCAAAGACACGATCCTGTCGGGTCCGGCCGGCGGCATGGTCGGAGCTGTTGCTGCCGCTCAACAAGCTGGCCTTGGTGCTTCCGCCCTGGTGGGTGTGGATATGGGGGGCACGAGCACGGATGTGTTTTGCCTGCCGGCGGGCGCTGCCGACCGGGAGTGGGAACGGAGTGCTGAAACGGAGATTGCCGGATTTCAGCTGACAGCGTCGCGGCTGCCGATCCACACCGTGGCGGCAGGAGGGGGATCGATTGTCAGTGGCGATGGCGGTCGCCTCATGGTGGGTCCACGCTCGGCAGGTGCTGACCCAGGCCCAGCCTGCTACCGCCGAGGTGGACCTCTGGCCATCACGGATTGTCATTTGCTGCTGGGCCGGCTTCAGGTGACTGCCTTCCCGGCGGTGTTCGGACCGGACCGCGATCAGACTCCTGATCTTCAGGCGACCCGGGATCAGTTCCAGGCGCTTTCATCGCAACTGGGTCAGGCTCCTGAGCAGCTGGCCGAAGGTGCTCTTGACCTCGCTGTCGAGGCGATGGCGGGAGCGATCCGCCACGTGTCGCTGTTCCGTGGGCATGACATCCGTGGAGGGGCACTGATTGCCTACGGCGGTGCCGCAGGGCAGCTGGCTTGTCGCTTGGCCGAATCTCTGGGGCTGGGTCAGGTGCTGTTGCATCCTCTGGCGGGTGTGCTCTCGGCCTATGGCCTTGGGCAGGCCCGTCAGCGTCAGCTGCATCAGCGGTCGATCCGCCGTCCTCTGGATGCTGATCTGCTCGCTCAGCTGCCCGCCATGGTCAGGTCGGATCTGAACACGGCGTTCCTGGATCTGCAGAAGCTCACGGCAGCTTCCACAACAACACCAGAGCATCAGATCAGGCTTGAGCTGCGCGATGCCTCTTCGGAACAAGGGCTGATGCTCTCCCTGGTCTCAGCTGTGGAAGAGCTGGATCAGGATCAGCTGGAAAGCTTGTTTGACCAGGCGCATCAACGTCGGTTTGGCTATGCGCCGCCTCGCACTGCTCCTCTGATCGCCGAACGCCTCGAGGTGGAGGTGCTGGATGCGATCGCGGAGAGCTCCTCGCCATCAACCTTTGAAGGTCATGGAACCGCAGCCACTGCATCGGTTGCTCGATCAACCATGGTTCAGCGTGCTCGCGTTCATTGCAGAGAGCAGGGTTGGTGTGAGGTGCCTGTGCTGGAGCGCTTGCAATTGAAGCGCGATCAGCCTCTATCGGGGCCCGCGCTCATCCTGGACCCCACGGCGGCCATCGTCCTGGAGTCAGGTTGGACGGCCCGGCTGCTGGTTGACGGCAGTGTGCTGCTCGAGGCTTCATCGAGGCTTGCCGCTGAACGCTCCTCTGCCGGGGCGGATGCCAGTGCAGTGAGTTCCGACCAGCACTCGGACCCGGATCCTGTTGATCTCAGCCTCTTCCATCACCGTTTCATGCAAATTGCTGAGCGCATGGGAGAGCGGCTGCGTCAGACCAGTCGTTCCGTGAATATGCGGGAGCGGATGGATTTCTCCTGTGCGCTGTTCGATGCACAGGGGGCGCTTGTCGCCAACGCTCCTCATATTCCCGTGCACCTGGGTTCGATGGGTGATGCGGTTGAGGATCTTCTCGGTCAGATCCGCCAAGGGGAGAGGCCTGCGTTGTCGGCCGGAGACACCGTGATCAGCAACGATCCATTCCACGGTGGCACCCACTTGCCCGACATCACCGCGATCACACCCTGCTTCGTGGAGGGAGACCCCGATCCCTTCGCCTTTGTGGCCTGTCGCGGGCACCACGCGGATGTAGGCGGGCTGACACCAGGTTCGATGCCTCCCTTCAGCTCCAGCATTGAGGAGGAAGGTCTGCTGGTGCGCAATCACTTCTTGAACCCACGGGGAACGCCGGATCGTTCGGCCTGGAATCAGTGTCTGGAGCGGGTCAGCTCACCTCCCAGAGACCCCGAACTGCTCTGGGCAGATCTTCAGGCCCAGGCAGCCGCCAATCATCTGGGGACTGAACTGTTCGATCAGCTGCTGCAGCTTGAGGGCCGCCAGCGTGTTCGGCGCTATCTCCAGCACGTTCAGGATCATGCGGCGCGAACCGTTCAGAGGCTGATCGGCTGCTTTGAGGACAGGACCTTTGAGGTTGCGCTCGATAACGGTGCCAAGCTCAAGCTGGCCTTGACGGTCGATCGGAAACGGCAACAAGTCTTGCTCGATTTCCGTGGGACAAGTCCCCAGGGCATGCACAATTTCCATGCTCCATTGGCGGTGACCAAGGCTGCGGTTCTGTATGTGATCCGTTGTCTGGTTCAGGAGCCGATTCCCCTGAATGCCGGATGTTTTCGGCCATTAACCCTGATTGTCCCGGAGGAATCCCTGCTCAACCCCAGCGCACCGGCCGCAGTGGTCGGCGGCAATGTGGAAACCTCGCAGGCTCTCTGCAATCTGCTTTTTGCGTCGCTCGGGGTGATGGCCGCGGGCCAGGGCACGATGAACAACCTCACCTTCGGTGACGGGCGTCGGCAGTACTACGAGACCATCGCCGGAGGCGGAGGAGCAGGCAAGGGTTTCTCTGGATCAAGCGGTGTACAGACGCATATGACCAACTCCAGGCTCACGGACCCGGAGATTCTCGAGCAGAGATATCCAGTGAGGTTGGAACGTTTCGGCTTCCGCCGAGGCAGCGGTGGAGCTGGTCGCTGGCGAGGAGGAGACGGCCTTGTGAGGGAGTTCCGCTTTCTGGAACCGATGACTGCAGCGTTGTTGTCTGGTTCCAGGACCGTCGCCCCTTTTGGTCTGACCGGTGGAGAACCGGGTGCAACGGGAACGGCTCTGTTAACCCGTGCTGATGGAACTGTGCAGGTGCTGGATGGTTGCGTGGAGCTTCAGGTCGATGCAGGGGATCGATTGCTGATCGCCACTCCCGGTGGCGGTGGCTTTGATCCAATCACTCGCTCAGCTCATCCCTCAGTTCGTTCTTCAATTCGAGGTTCGCGCTGA
- the rnz gene encoding ribonuclease Z — translation MQVTFLGTSSGVPTRARNVSAVAVRLAQRSELWLFDCGEGTQHQFLRSDLRLSQLRRIFITHMHGDHVFGLPGLLASLGLSGSSGGVDLYGPDPLESYLEGVLRTSSTRIGYPLEVHQVRSAAEANRIVFEDADLTVRATPLHHRVPAYAYRVEEKPKPGRFDIKKAQELAIPPGPVYASLKRGETVTLEDGRRIDGRTLCGPERAGASFVYCTDTVFCEAAVSLAKGADLLIHESTFSHAEADMAFQRQHSTSTMAAQTAAEAGVGQLVLTHLSPRYAPGNAVTADDLLAEAKAIFPNTVLAKDFLCLDVTASSQTTCCNSS, via the coding sequence GTGCAGGTCACCTTTCTGGGCACCAGTTCTGGAGTCCCAACCAGAGCCCGCAACGTTTCAGCGGTGGCCGTGCGACTGGCTCAGCGCTCGGAACTGTGGTTGTTCGACTGTGGTGAAGGAACCCAGCATCAGTTCCTGCGCAGTGATCTGAGGCTGTCGCAGCTGCGCAGGATCTTCATCACGCACATGCACGGTGACCACGTTTTCGGTCTTCCAGGCCTGCTGGCCAGTCTTGGCCTGAGCGGCAGCAGTGGTGGGGTGGATCTATACGGACCCGATCCGCTCGAGAGCTATCTGGAGGGGGTGTTGCGAACCAGCTCAACCAGGATTGGCTATCCCCTCGAGGTGCACCAGGTCCGCAGTGCCGCTGAAGCGAATCGGATCGTTTTTGAGGACGCAGATCTCACCGTGCGGGCCACACCGCTGCACCATCGCGTTCCTGCCTATGCCTATCGCGTTGAGGAAAAACCGAAGCCGGGCCGCTTTGACATCAAAAAAGCACAGGAGTTGGCGATCCCCCCCGGGCCGGTTTATGCCTCCCTGAAGCGGGGGGAAACCGTCACCCTGGAGGATGGACGGCGGATCGACGGCAGAACGCTGTGCGGGCCGGAAAGAGCCGGAGCAAGCTTTGTTTACTGCACGGACACCGTGTTCTGCGAAGCAGCCGTGAGCCTGGCGAAGGGTGCAGACCTGCTCATTCACGAATCCACCTTTTCCCATGCGGAGGCCGACATGGCCTTCCAGCGTCAGCACTCCACCAGCACGATGGCAGCCCAGACCGCGGCTGAAGCGGGTGTCGGCCAACTTGTGCTCACCCATCTCAGCCCCCGATATGCGCCTGGAAACGCAGTGACAGCAGACGATCTACTGGCAGAAGCCAAAGCAATTTTCCCGAACACGGTCTTAGCGAAAGACTTCCTCTGCCTCGATGTGACCGCTTCATCACAAACTACATGCTGCAACAGTTCGTGA
- a CDS encoding glucosamine-6-phosphate deaminase, protein MPQFLSRCAVQHRPDPRALMEAIVDHVAAYLATALDHERFKPLGMATGRTMEPFYAALVQRLMTWPAPQLEQLKRCWLSFNLDEYVGLPPGDSRSFAAYMHAQLGCHLELSPCQLQLPDGTAKDPAEEARRYGSALHHAGGIGLQLLGLGGNGHVGFNEPPSPAGSRCRVVTLQQATRIQNASAFGGNSEEVPEQAITLGLDEILAADEIHLIVTGAAKAEILRTALLNPCSADVPASWLQSHSSVHLWVDDAAGAHLPLLS, encoded by the coding sequence GTGCCCCAGTTTCTGTCCAGATGTGCGGTGCAGCACCGCCCGGATCCGCGCGCATTGATGGAGGCGATTGTGGATCATGTCGCTGCCTATCTCGCCACGGCCCTTGACCATGAGCGCTTCAAGCCGTTGGGAATGGCGACCGGAAGGACCATGGAACCCTTTTACGCGGCCCTGGTTCAGCGTTTGATGACATGGCCGGCGCCGCAGCTTGAACAGTTGAAGCGCTGCTGGCTGAGTTTCAACCTTGATGAATACGTTGGCCTGCCGCCAGGTGATAGCCGCAGCTTCGCCGCCTATATGCATGCCCAGTTGGGTTGTCATCTCGAGCTTTCTCCCTGCCAGTTGCAGCTGCCGGATGGAACGGCCAAAGATCCTGCCGAGGAGGCGAGACGCTATGGATCTGCGCTGCATCACGCAGGGGGGATCGGCCTTCAGCTGCTGGGCCTAGGTGGTAACGGTCACGTGGGTTTCAATGAGCCGCCATCTCCAGCCGGCAGTCGCTGCCGCGTGGTGACGTTGCAGCAAGCTACGCGAATTCAGAATGCCAGTGCTTTCGGGGGAAACTCCGAAGAGGTGCCTGAGCAGGCCATCACCCTTGGTCTGGATGAGATTCTTGCTGCCGATGAGATCCATCTGATCGTGACCGGAGCGGCCAAGGCGGAGATTCTGCGCACAGCGTTGCTGAACCCTTGTAGTGCCGACGTTCCCGCCAGCTGGCTGCAAAGCCACTCAAGCGTGCATCTCTGGGTCGATGATGCGGCCGGTGCCCATCTTCCGCTGTTGTCTTGA